Part of the Polaribacter sp. Hel1_33_78 genome is shown below.
GTTTTTGTAAGTTCTAAAGTGGCGAATTTTGCTGATTTTTTTTGTCTGTATTCTAAAGTGTTTAAATCTAATGATAATATATTTCTTTTACCATTCCCATCTTTGGTCATTTTGTAAAAGCCTTGTTTGGTTTTGCTTCCTAACATTTTGTTTTCCATCATATGATTTACAAAATCAGGAATTACAAACTGGTCTCTCATTTCATCCTCAGGACAGTTGTCTTTTACACCATTTGCAGTGTGAACAAGTGTATCTAAACCAACTACATCAATTGTTCTAAAAGTAGCAGATTTTGGACGACCGATAACGGGCCCTGTTAATTTATCTACTTCTTCAATCGTTAAATTCATCTCTTTTACAACATGAAATAAACTCATAATGCCAAAAATTCCAATTCTATTTCCTATGAATGCAGGCGTATCTTTGGCTAAAACCGAGGTTTTACCTAAAAATTTATCACCGTACATCATTAAGAAGTCGGTAACTTCTGGTTTACAATTTGGACCAGGAACAACTTCAAACAGTTTTAGATATCTTGGTGGATTGAAAAAGTGAGTTACCGCAAAATGCTTTTGGAAATCTTCACTTCTTCCTTCGTTCATAAACTTAATAGGAATACCAGAAGTATTAGATGTAATTAAAGTTCCTGGCGTTCTGTATTTCTCCAATTTTTCAAAAACGATTTTTTTAATATCTAATCGTTCAACAACAACTTCCATAATCCAGTCTACATCAGCAACTTTTGCAATATCATCTTCTAAATTACCAGTAGTAATTCTGCTTGCAAATTTCTGATGATAAATAGGGGAAGGCTTCGATTTTAAAGAAGTAGTTAAAGCATCATTTACTAAACGATTACGAACTATTTTGTCTTCTAACGTAAGTCCTTTTGCTTTTTCTTTGTCATTTAATTCTCTTGGAACAATGTCCAACAAAAGAACTTCAACTCCAATATTAGCAAAGTGACACGCAATACCAGAACCCATAATACCAGATCCTACAATTGCTACTTTTTTAATTCTTCTTGTCATTTGATTATTGTTTATTATACTTCTTATTTTTCTTGATTACTTGATTTATAAATATTTTTATCTGCAATTAACTTATTAATTGTGGAAGTTACTTTAAAGAAACTCTCGAGTTCTTGCTCTGTAACATACTCTCTAACCACATTATTAAATTGGTAAACATGGTTTTTAGAAAACTTTCGCATTTCTAAGCCATAATCAGTTAACTTAATAATTACACTTCGACCATCATCTGGATTTTTTTCTCTATAAATAGCCCCTTTATCTTCCATCGACTTTAAAACTCTAGAGAGACTTGTTGGTTCCATTCCCATGAGTGGTCCAAGAGCCGTAGAAGGTGTGCTATTTTGTTTGTCAATAGTGAGCAAAACAAAGGCAGAAGACATTGTGCTGCCGTAGTTCGCAGCTTGCTCATTATACATTTTTGCAACTGCTTGCCACGTGGCTCTTAATTGATGATCTATAGATTTATTTTTATCCATGAGGTCAAAGATATAAAAATTTACTATGCATGCATAGTAAATTTAAAAAAAGTTATGCATGCATAGTAAATTTAACATTTTTTAGTCGTGTAACCTCTAGCAATTATTCTCCACTAGTACGTTTAAAATAACTAAATTTGTGTTTACACGGATAAAAAAACCAATTGTTAATGAAGAATTTATTAGAAATTAAAAATGTTATAAAAAATTATGGAGATTTTAGAGCGTTAAATGATGTCTCTATTCATATTCCAGAAGGAAGTGTATACGGATTATTAGGGCCAAACGGAGCTGGTAAAACCTCGTTAATAAGAATTATAAACCAGATAACAATGCCAGATTCAGGATCTGTTATGTTAGATGGTGAGTTTTTGGCACCAAAGCATACAGCAGATATTGGCTACTTGCCAGAAGAACGTGGTTTGTATAAATCTATGAAAGTTGGCGAACAAGCTTTGTATTTAGCTCAGTTAAAAGGATTAAGTAAGTCCGAAGCAAGAAAACGCTTAAAATATTGGTTTGACAAATTTGATATTTCTGCTTGGTGGGGGAAAAAAATTGAAGAGCTCTCGAAAGGAATGGCCCAAAAAGTACAGTTTATAGTGACTGTATTACATGAGCCAAAATTGTTGATTTTTGATGAACCTTTTTCGGGGTTTGATCCGATAAATGCGCAGTTAATTGCTCAAGAAATTTTACAATTACGAGATAAAGGTGCAACCATTATTTTTTCTACGCATAGAATGGAATCTGTTGAGGAAATGTGTGATGAAATTGCATTGATCGATAAATCGAATAAAATTTTAGATGGAAAATTAAATGATATCAAACGTCAATTTAAGACCCATACTTTTCAGGTAGGGTTAAATACTTTAAACCCTAAAGAGGTGAAGGCTTCCTTAAAACAAAATTTTGATGTCTTACCTGCAGATTTTAAATTATTAGGAAATGAGTTAACATTAAATGTGAAATTAGGAAATAATAATTCTGCAAACGAATTATTATCATTTTTAACAAGTAGAGGTGAAGTGCAGCATTTCGTTGAGTTGATTCCAAATGCAAATGATATTTTTATTCAAGCAATAAATAAAAACAATTAGAAAATGAGTAAATTAAAATTAATTATACAGAGAGAGTTTATAGCTAAGGTTCGTAATAAATCGTTTTTGGTTATGACCTTTTTAAGTCCTATACTAATGGTTGGTATGGGTGCCTTGGTTTTTTTTCTAATGAAAAAAAATGATGAAAAAGTTAA
Proteins encoded:
- a CDS encoding MarR family winged helix-turn-helix transcriptional regulator, coding for MDKNKSIDHQLRATWQAVAKMYNEQAANYGSTMSSAFVLLTIDKQNSTPSTALGPLMGMEPTSLSRVLKSMEDKGAIYREKNPDDGRSVIIKLTDYGLEMRKFSKNHVYQFNNVVREYVTEQELESFFKVTSTINKLIADKNIYKSSNQEK
- a CDS encoding ABC transporter ATP-binding protein — encoded protein: MKNLLEIKNVIKNYGDFRALNDVSIHIPEGSVYGLLGPNGAGKTSLIRIINQITMPDSGSVMLDGEFLAPKHTADIGYLPEERGLYKSMKVGEQALYLAQLKGLSKSEARKRLKYWFDKFDISAWWGKKIEELSKGMAQKVQFIVTVLHEPKLLIFDEPFSGFDPINAQLIAQEILQLRDKGATIIFSTHRMESVEEMCDEIALIDKSNKILDGKLNDIKRQFKTHTFQVGLNTLNPKEVKASLKQNFDVLPADFKLLGNELTLNVKLGNNNSANELLSFLTSRGEVQHFVELIPNANDIFIQAINKNN